A part of Onthophagus taurus isolate NC chromosome 7, IU_Otau_3.0, whole genome shotgun sequence genomic DNA contains:
- the LOC111418227 gene encoding venom serine protease-like isoform X1, protein MGWNFFRTIMIWTSLMNVFLPITTLVGAQNCIYDQELSPGQIYYVYNPEYPSKYAPGTNCRWYARSPIGTQIYLSCEEVIIPASENCYNDRLLVSLTGNTQFTDAQAFCGNGTLSLISQSNLLSIALIASYYSTGGRIMCSVTTIPSTTTTTQRPDSCDCGWKHEKRIVGGVETGINEFPYMAALYHRTRQSIFCGATIISNKYVITAAHCLTTSETSNLIILVGDHDPSTGVDTDAAAIYTIRDYKIHANFDAGTRKNDIAIVESTTKIAFSEKVGPACLPFKYSNRDFSGQYVTLLGWGQVEYSGPTSDVLQKVDVQVMALPDCRRNYTSVTIYDTEMCTYTPMKDACQFDSGGPVLWEDYDTRRLHLVGVISYGDGCAGNTASVNTRVTSYIQWIVETTQDAQYCIR, encoded by the exons atgggTTGga aTTTTTTTAGAACCATAATGATTTGGACGTCGTTAATGAACGTTTTCCTACCGATAACAACTTTGGTCGGTGCTCAAAATTGCATCTACGATCAAGAGTTATCACCAGGACAAATTTATTACGTCTACAATCCAGAGTATCCTTCTAAGTACGCTCCCGGAACTAATTGTAGATGGTATGCAAGAAGTCCAATCGGAACccaaatttatttaagctGCGAAGAAGTTATTATTCCAgct agTGAAAATTGTTACAATGATCGCTTATTGGTATCATTAACCGGAAATACTCAGTTTACGGATGCCCAAGCATTTTGTGGAAATGGAACTTTATCTTTAATATCACAATCAAATCTCCTTTCGATCG caTTAATTGCTTCTTATTATTCAACTGGTGGTCGAATAATGTGTTCAGTTACAACAATTCCATCAACAACCACAACAACTCAACGCCCAGATAGTTGTGACTGCGGTTGGAAACATGAAAAACGAATCGTTGGTGGTGTGGAAACCGGAATTAATGAATTTCCTTACATGGCAGCTTTATACCATCGAACAAGACAATCGATTTTTTGTGGGGCtacaataatttcaaataaatatgttattacAGCAGCTCATTGTCTTACAACGAGTGAAACAtcaaacttaataattttggtTGGCGATCATGATCCTTCCACTGGAGTTGATACCGATGCTGCTGCTATATATACGATTAGAGATTATAAAATTCATGCTAATTTTGATGCTGGGACCAGAAAAAATGATATTGCTATTGTGGAAAGTACGACAAAAATAGCGTTTTCGGAGAAAGTAGGACCTGCTTGTTTGCCATTTAAATATTCTAATCGAGATTTTAGTGGACAATATGTAACATTGTTAg GTTGGGGCCAAGTTGAATATAGTGGGCCAACTTCGGATGTTTTACAGAAAGTTGATGTTCAAGTGATGGCGCTACCGGACTGTAGACGAAATTATACGTCCGTAACTATTTACGACACAGAAATGTGCACATATACCCCTATGAAAGATGCTTGTCAATTTGATTCTGGTGGTCCAGTTTTATGGGAAGATTACGATACTAGGAGATTGCATTTGGTTGGGGTTATATCTTATGGAGACGGTTGTGCAGGAAATACAGCCAGTGTAAATACTAGGGTAACATCATATATACAATGGATCGTTGAAACGACGcaag atgCTCAATATTGTATAcgataa
- the LOC111418227 gene encoding venom serine protease-like isoform X2 produces MIWTSLMNVFLPITTLVGAQNCIYDQELSPGQIYYVYNPEYPSKYAPGTNCRWYARSPIGTQIYLSCEEVIIPASENCYNDRLLVSLTGNTQFTDAQAFCGNGTLSLISQSNLLSIALIASYYSTGGRIMCSVTTIPSTTTTTQRPDSCDCGWKHEKRIVGGVETGINEFPYMAALYHRTRQSIFCGATIISNKYVITAAHCLTTSETSNLIILVGDHDPSTGVDTDAAAIYTIRDYKIHANFDAGTRKNDIAIVESTTKIAFSEKVGPACLPFKYSNRDFSGQYVTLLGWGQVEYSGPTSDVLQKVDVQVMALPDCRRNYTSVTIYDTEMCTYTPMKDACQFDSGGPVLWEDYDTRRLHLVGVISYGDGCAGNTASVNTRVTSYIQWIVETTQDAQYCIR; encoded by the exons ATGATTTGGACGTCGTTAATGAACGTTTTCCTACCGATAACAACTTTGGTCGGTGCTCAAAATTGCATCTACGATCAAGAGTTATCACCAGGACAAATTTATTACGTCTACAATCCAGAGTATCCTTCTAAGTACGCTCCCGGAACTAATTGTAGATGGTATGCAAGAAGTCCAATCGGAACccaaatttatttaagctGCGAAGAAGTTATTATTCCAgct agTGAAAATTGTTACAATGATCGCTTATTGGTATCATTAACCGGAAATACTCAGTTTACGGATGCCCAAGCATTTTGTGGAAATGGAACTTTATCTTTAATATCACAATCAAATCTCCTTTCGATCG caTTAATTGCTTCTTATTATTCAACTGGTGGTCGAATAATGTGTTCAGTTACAACAATTCCATCAACAACCACAACAACTCAACGCCCAGATAGTTGTGACTGCGGTTGGAAACATGAAAAACGAATCGTTGGTGGTGTGGAAACCGGAATTAATGAATTTCCTTACATGGCAGCTTTATACCATCGAACAAGACAATCGATTTTTTGTGGGGCtacaataatttcaaataaatatgttattacAGCAGCTCATTGTCTTACAACGAGTGAAACAtcaaacttaataattttggtTGGCGATCATGATCCTTCCACTGGAGTTGATACCGATGCTGCTGCTATATATACGATTAGAGATTATAAAATTCATGCTAATTTTGATGCTGGGACCAGAAAAAATGATATTGCTATTGTGGAAAGTACGACAAAAATAGCGTTTTCGGAGAAAGTAGGACCTGCTTGTTTGCCATTTAAATATTCTAATCGAGATTTTAGTGGACAATATGTAACATTGTTAg GTTGGGGCCAAGTTGAATATAGTGGGCCAACTTCGGATGTTTTACAGAAAGTTGATGTTCAAGTGATGGCGCTACCGGACTGTAGACGAAATTATACGTCCGTAACTATTTACGACACAGAAATGTGCACATATACCCCTATGAAAGATGCTTGTCAATTTGATTCTGGTGGTCCAGTTTTATGGGAAGATTACGATACTAGGAGATTGCATTTGGTTGGGGTTATATCTTATGGAGACGGTTGTGCAGGAAATACAGCCAGTGTAAATACTAGGGTAACATCATATATACAATGGATCGTTGAAACGACGcaag atgCTCAATATTGTATAcgataa
- the LOC111415082 gene encoding protein Cep89 homolog yields MQEVPIKPRRKRVDVEVHKAETPSIKTFGGNYPAVYSNRKSKHRIKSEDLNEEEKLNERISKRHLVKENEKLNKEIESLQEKLTSMELYVERKNNKFKEKLNNLQSLNEDLNNENVSLRNLNEEILAQFRACQNELEVARNCQKCEEFNVLVERQKEDITHLKKSNFELIEDVDMLKNVVFRLNVQLERYQQKLHKSNLSFNSHSQNIPKSTPISHENIVDGISILSQTHRGHSHTAVSWGKVNVHTLGPLLDAYEDSINEKDNIIQQYEDQLSIFTEKMRDIIKENENLHKQLIEDDDSSYVLSGEIEKLKEEVQSLKEQNDLLIKKCALKQDKVEEILKCYEQKVEQTKRDYKVLHEEYCKNRTEIAALKEKNKSLLEEKDDFRSERHQYIPLSVHNASVNECKKWYEELKQQYEKEKGKLKEDIETLNKQLLDGAGKISEYKKERDENELKLKAGDKQIKKLETKYLELQHTLKEVELSRSACRKQLHKAMSFARELVSEQETLLKALNQRHQENKAVKRIGSDIATRMDSLKSQLKTVQHEAYLDLSSVEQKLQQKDTIINNLKKQHSLEMDKLKKLITEKEEKSILLKTKSDSSIPLPHYLLFREKSMQKS; encoded by the exons atgcaGGAAGTTCCAATAAAACCCAGAAGGAAAAGGGTGGATGTAGAAGTGCATAAAGCTGAAACGCCATCAATTAAAACGTTTGGCGGAAATTATCCAGCCGTTTATTCAAATAGAAAATCAAAGCATCGAATAAAATCCGAAGATTTAAACGAAGAGGAGAAGTTGAATGAACGCATTAGTAAAAGACATTTAGTGAAAGAAAATGAGAAACTCAATAAAGAGATTGAATCGTTACAAGAAAAACTTACCTCTATGGAGTTGTATGtggaaagaaaaaacaataagTTCAAAGAAAAGTTGAATAATCTTCAAAGTCTTAACGAAGACTTAAATAACGAAAATGTATCGCTTAGAAATCtaaatgaagaaattttaGCTCAATTTAGAGCTTGCCAAAATGAATTGGAAGTTGCAAGgaattgtcaaaaatgtgaagaatttAACGTTTTGGTCGAAAGACAAAAAGAAGATAttacacatttaaaaaaatctaattttgaattaatcgaAGATGTTGATATGCTAAAAAATGTGGTTTTTAG actCAACGTTCAATTAGAACGATACCAACAAAAACTGCATAAATCCAACTTATCGTTTAATTCACATTCCCAAAATATCCCAAAATCGACTCCAATTTCCCACGAAAACATTGTCGATGGGATCtcaattttatctcaaacCCATCGTGGACACTCACATACCGCTGTTTCTTGGGGAAAAGTGAATGTCCATACTCTTGGACCTCTCCTCGATGCTTATGAAGACTCAATCAATGaaaaagataacataatccaacAATACGAAGATCAACTGTCGATATTTACCGAGAAAATGAGAGATATTATTAAGGAAAACGAAAATCTTCATAAACAACTTATTGAAGATGATGATTCAAGTTACGTTCTTTCGGGGGAAATCGAGAAATTAAAGGAAGAAGTACAGTCGTTGAAAgaacaaaatgatttattgattaaaaagtgTGCGTTGAAACAAGATAAAGTTgaggaaattttaaaatgttacgagcaaaaag ttgagCAAACAAAAAGAGATTATAAAGTTCTTCACGAAGAATACTGTAAAAATCGCACGGAAATAGCGGctttaaaagagaaaaataaaagtttattagAAGAAAAAGATGATTTTAGAAGTGAGAGGCATCAATATATTCCGTTAAGCGTTCATAATGCAAGCGTGAACGAGTGTAAAAA GTGGTACGAAGAGTTGAAACAACAGTACgagaaagaaaaaggaaaacttAAGGAGGATATTGAAACGTTAAATAAACAGTTATTAGATGGAGCGGGGAAAATATCggaatataaaaaagaaagagaTGAGAatgagttaaaattaaaagcagGAGACAaacaaattaagaaattagaaactaaatatttagaGTTGCAACATACACTAAAAGAAGTTGAGTTATCAAGGAGTGCTTGCAGAAAACAATTACATAAAGCGATGAGTTTTGCTAGGGAGCTTGTTTCTGAGCAAGAAACTTTGTTGAAAGCCTTAAATCAACGACATCAAGAGAATAAAGCCGTTAAAAGAATCGGATCTGATATTGCAACAAGAATGGATAGTTTAAAAAGTCAATTAAAA actGTTCAACATGAAGCATATCTCGATTTATCTTCCGTGgaacaaaaattacaacaaaaagatacgataataaataatttaaagaaacaGCATAGTTTAGAAATGGATAAGTTGAAAAAGTTAATAactgaaaaagaagaaaaaagtattttattgaaaactaAATCGGATTCTTCCATACCATTGcctcattatttattattcaggGAAAAATCTATGcaaaaatcatga